A stretch of Arthrobacter sunyaminii DNA encodes these proteins:
- a CDS encoding DUF4011 domain-containing protein — translation MALSNREFIGRTLEILSKALEPYIDRAMAELSPGIDWPMLLARKDELAGRGLKTYKASDVQTQLRVLTERLGNLGYPFALPPEAGAYASELRQVRNLWAHNEPFTDDDVVRAIDTAVRLLRWMRLDKQVAEATELLQGFRSRPPAGTRPQEKPATATTDAPEPQQEAAEVPLPTPVPQPAIPAPNPAPEEPKEPEESFEASAEVAITLETASELSYAMSYNGSQVIDRLVVTNPGAELRGAVLTLRVSAEAGVVSRTSEHFLDIPAGASVTLSNPNLQVDPATMLQVEDRQQGTVLAELRVENDVVASASQDIELLGAQHWKLRRGLLAMESLAAFVQPNHPEIATLCAEASDLLKQDTGNGALNGYQSGPERADAIAWAIFRAVQKRQIRYSEPAPAWGQHAQRIRTPEQVLNGKFGTCMDTTVILAAALEFAGLQANLWLMSGHIFLGYWRDERNFQTPALEEASLLVNAVDMGDIRLLESTLATDSATHTAQEVHDAAYVKYLTGEMEDVCGVVDIYGARSAGIRPIPARIKTADGKIEVHEYTPAARTAPVAAPATGRRSAERTATKGVPPRISQWKNSLLDLSLRNRLINFTTTARFPLAVPEGRLGEFEDMISAGTRIRLTASDAVAAMQRERGIRYGRDLPQEQLAELLVKHRAVFADVTEAGYQSRMRNLAYKARTLVEETGANNLYLALGSLVWSLDGKELRSPLVLVPVLLSPTSKQGPYELVLDEAGGSTPNYCLLEKLRMEHGLDIPELAEPEEDDSGIDLDAALGAVRAAIQKKGLPFRVEPTVDLSILQFAKFRLWKDLDEHWEELSQNPLVKHLIHTPTEPFPESVTADTEQNLDELAARVPIPADSSQLHAIAEAVAGKTFVLEGPPGTGKSQTITNLLTRAVADGKRVLFVAEKRAALEVVQKRLNDVGMGVFALDLHDKGSKPVAVREQIKRALDHTADPDRQGLEAAVSELTKARRGLVRYASRLHEENDAELSFYTARTKELAVGAESQPLAIPASFVEKTSLDQLQQLRSVLAELPDVADPAAPGKNTPWGFINEALDPTRVQKVMQSARAFQSALDCCAPDAELMKVLMAARTPEDLAKVHGILQAGNLDLELLDEVGTKHWRSAVGGLDGQVTAFLSAAHPGLDKVAPEAIDLPLADIHAQAVAAAESGFFGRKKRLTAVLNQLTDVIRPDTVVKPKEVPALTEALLQVQTAARGLAEEAGSVPGVDLPDSWNPLTEAGQQMLKNSVQWLAWAASLVSVPKAAKKKTFVAALREYVESRPSATSAVRTAVGELALAAPELLKTAGVSAAQLEQWLDGQTLLERWNQTGGRRDLGRDGLPSLRRWIDFLGALEPLAAAGLSAARKELKSGTIAADDAVTAFERGLALAAQKERSAATGLETFEPRSHEKMIDRFITRSAAIREQLKVAVPAEVLAQRSFNPRSESGQMGKLQRQLSSKRGMKVRPLMENFGELITRITPCVLVSPDSVARFFPARSDLFDLVVFDEASQIRVADAVGAMGRGRSVVVVGDSKQMPPTSFAEASLDKDDDEDVTGDAVADEESILSECVVARVPRQWLTWHYRSQDESLIAFSNQQYYDSKLSSFPAPVHGDASAEADGYGVNFIRVDGHFNRSGKGKLLRTNPVEAEAVVAEIRSRFRASPKVYPSVGVVTFNLQQRAYIEALLRDSDDPRIAEALDAPDGLFVKNLENVQGDERDSILFSTGFSKNEKGYLPLNFGPLNRSGGERRLNVAVTRARRQVVVFSSFDPSDLRAEETSSLGIKHLRSYLDLAAQGTGALPSDGRRKPAVDRHREQIADALRERGLVVATDVGLSDFKVDLSIALPEDPQRPLMAVLLDTPVWASRGTVGDRDGLPTDVLSRMLRWPSVQRVWLPEWLTDSAAVGDRLEKEIRREDLLAELEVVEPEPVAVFKTAASKQGRGSGSDGGSSQPAEPAQVRRAPAVSPVPAPVAVPSNALPYIPWSVRWTGGIEYLDKLASSSRVRDTVRQVLDKIVEAEGPIHTARLAKLVCAEFDLNKVSGSRAASVVKLVDRKKFHVDRDGFVWPTSLDPATWLGYRENDESEVRKIEHVSLVEIGNAMVDLCRDAAGLEPEELKKQTIRVFGGKRVTAGIGQRLEAALSTALDAGKLGLGGNGLVLTNGTEQPAD, via the coding sequence ATGGCGTTATCCAACCGGGAGTTCATCGGACGAACCCTGGAAATCCTGTCCAAGGCTCTGGAACCCTATATCGATCGGGCGATGGCGGAACTATCGCCGGGGATCGACTGGCCGATGCTGCTGGCCCGCAAGGATGAACTGGCGGGCAGGGGACTCAAGACCTACAAGGCCAGCGACGTGCAGACGCAGCTGCGCGTCCTGACCGAACGGCTGGGCAACCTCGGCTACCCGTTTGCTCTTCCGCCCGAAGCCGGCGCCTATGCCAGCGAACTGCGCCAGGTCCGCAACCTCTGGGCGCACAATGAACCCTTCACCGACGACGATGTCGTCCGCGCCATTGACACGGCGGTCCGGCTTCTGCGCTGGATGCGGCTCGACAAGCAGGTAGCCGAGGCCACCGAGCTGCTGCAGGGCTTCCGCTCCAGGCCGCCCGCGGGAACACGTCCGCAGGAAAAACCGGCCACAGCCACGACCGATGCTCCGGAGCCACAGCAGGAAGCAGCCGAGGTACCCCTGCCAACTCCGGTCCCTCAACCGGCGATCCCCGCTCCGAACCCGGCACCTGAGGAACCTAAGGAACCCGAGGAATCCTTCGAGGCCTCCGCCGAGGTCGCCATCACGCTCGAGACCGCCTCCGAGCTCAGCTACGCCATGTCCTACAACGGCAGCCAGGTCATCGACCGGCTCGTCGTCACCAACCCCGGGGCTGAACTGCGCGGCGCGGTGCTCACCCTCCGCGTCAGCGCGGAAGCCGGCGTCGTCTCCCGGACCAGCGAGCATTTCCTTGACATTCCCGCCGGTGCCTCCGTCACGCTGTCCAACCCCAACCTCCAAGTCGACCCGGCGACCATGCTCCAGGTTGAAGACCGGCAGCAGGGAACGGTCCTGGCCGAGCTGCGGGTGGAAAACGACGTCGTGGCGTCCGCCAGCCAGGACATCGAACTGCTGGGCGCCCAGCATTGGAAACTGCGCCGCGGACTGCTGGCCATGGAATCACTGGCCGCTTTCGTGCAGCCCAATCACCCGGAAATAGCCACGCTCTGTGCGGAGGCCTCGGACCTGCTCAAACAGGACACCGGCAACGGCGCCCTCAACGGCTACCAGTCCGGACCCGAACGCGCCGACGCCATCGCCTGGGCGATCTTCCGGGCCGTGCAGAAACGGCAAATCCGCTACAGCGAACCCGCCCCCGCCTGGGGCCAGCACGCCCAGCGGATCCGCACTCCCGAGCAGGTGCTCAACGGCAAGTTCGGCACCTGCATGGACACCACCGTCATCCTCGCGGCCGCCCTGGAGTTCGCCGGCCTGCAGGCCAACCTGTGGCTGATGAGCGGGCACATTTTCCTCGGCTACTGGCGCGATGAACGCAACTTCCAAACCCCGGCTTTGGAGGAAGCGTCCCTGCTGGTCAACGCCGTGGACATGGGCGACATCCGGCTCCTCGAATCCACCCTCGCCACCGATTCCGCAACGCATACAGCTCAGGAGGTGCACGACGCCGCCTACGTCAAGTACCTGACCGGAGAGATGGAGGACGTTTGCGGCGTCGTCGACATTTACGGAGCCCGCAGTGCCGGAATCCGTCCCATTCCCGCACGGATCAAGACCGCCGACGGAAAGATCGAGGTGCACGAATACACCCCGGCTGCCCGCACCGCCCCCGTCGCCGCCCCGGCAACCGGCCGACGCTCCGCTGAACGCACCGCTACCAAGGGCGTGCCGCCGCGGATCAGCCAGTGGAAAAACTCCCTGCTGGATTTGAGCCTGCGCAACCGCCTGATCAACTTCACCACCACCGCCCGGTTCCCGCTTGCGGTTCCGGAGGGCCGGCTCGGCGAGTTTGAAGACATGATCAGCGCCGGCACCCGGATCAGGCTGACAGCGTCCGACGCCGTCGCCGCCATGCAGCGCGAACGCGGCATCCGTTACGGCCGCGACCTGCCGCAGGAACAGCTCGCCGAACTCCTGGTCAAGCACCGCGCCGTGTTCGCCGACGTCACCGAAGCCGGCTACCAGAGCCGGATGCGGAACCTCGCCTACAAGGCACGCACGCTTGTGGAGGAAACCGGCGCCAACAACCTCTACCTCGCCCTCGGATCTCTGGTCTGGAGCTTGGACGGCAAGGAGCTCCGCTCACCGCTGGTCCTGGTTCCGGTCCTTCTGTCGCCGACGTCGAAACAGGGGCCCTACGAACTGGTCCTGGATGAGGCCGGCGGCTCCACCCCGAACTACTGCCTGCTGGAGAAGTTGCGTATGGAGCACGGGCTGGACATACCCGAGCTTGCCGAACCGGAGGAAGACGACTCCGGCATCGACCTGGACGCAGCCCTCGGTGCCGTCCGCGCAGCCATCCAGAAGAAGGGACTGCCCTTCCGGGTGGAACCGACGGTTGACCTCTCCATCCTCCAGTTCGCCAAGTTCCGGCTCTGGAAAGACCTGGACGAGCACTGGGAAGAACTCTCGCAGAACCCGCTGGTCAAACACCTGATCCACACCCCCACCGAGCCCTTCCCGGAATCGGTCACCGCGGACACGGAGCAGAACCTCGACGAACTCGCCGCCCGGGTTCCCATCCCGGCGGACTCGTCCCAGCTGCACGCCATCGCGGAAGCCGTCGCCGGCAAAACCTTCGTCCTCGAAGGACCTCCTGGCACCGGAAAATCTCAGACCATCACCAACCTGCTGACCCGCGCCGTCGCCGACGGAAAGCGCGTGCTGTTCGTCGCCGAGAAGCGTGCTGCCCTGGAAGTCGTGCAGAAGCGGCTCAATGACGTCGGCATGGGCGTCTTCGCTCTGGACCTGCATGACAAGGGCAGCAAACCGGTGGCAGTGCGCGAGCAAATCAAGCGCGCCTTGGACCACACGGCAGATCCCGACCGGCAGGGCCTGGAGGCAGCGGTCAGTGAGCTGACCAAGGCACGGCGGGGATTGGTCCGCTACGCCTCGCGGCTGCACGAGGAAAACGACGCCGAGCTCTCCTTCTACACGGCGCGGACCAAGGAGCTTGCCGTCGGCGCGGAAAGTCAGCCGCTGGCCATCCCCGCCTCCTTCGTGGAAAAGACCAGCCTGGACCAGCTCCAGCAGCTGCGCAGTGTGCTGGCCGAGCTCCCTGACGTTGCAGATCCTGCTGCGCCGGGCAAAAACACGCCGTGGGGTTTCATCAATGAGGCACTGGACCCCACAAGAGTCCAGAAGGTCATGCAGTCTGCCCGCGCGTTCCAAAGCGCACTGGACTGCTGCGCTCCCGATGCCGAGCTCATGAAGGTGCTGATGGCAGCACGCACCCCGGAGGACCTGGCCAAGGTGCATGGGATCCTGCAGGCAGGAAACTTGGACCTGGAACTGCTGGACGAGGTCGGTACGAAACACTGGAGGTCCGCTGTAGGAGGGTTGGACGGACAGGTCACCGCGTTCCTCAGCGCGGCCCATCCCGGCCTGGACAAGGTGGCGCCGGAGGCCATCGACCTGCCCCTGGCCGACATCCATGCTCAGGCCGTGGCAGCCGCAGAATCGGGATTCTTCGGACGGAAGAAACGCCTCACCGCCGTCCTCAACCAGCTCACGGACGTCATCCGTCCGGACACAGTGGTCAAACCAAAGGAAGTCCCGGCACTGACCGAGGCGTTGCTGCAGGTTCAGACCGCTGCCCGCGGGCTGGCCGAGGAAGCGGGCTCGGTGCCCGGTGTCGATCTGCCGGACTCTTGGAACCCGCTGACGGAAGCCGGCCAGCAGATGCTGAAGAACTCCGTGCAATGGTTGGCCTGGGCGGCGTCCCTCGTTTCCGTTCCAAAAGCGGCGAAGAAGAAGACCTTTGTGGCTGCCCTCCGGGAGTATGTCGAGAGCCGCCCGTCCGCTACGTCCGCGGTGCGGACTGCCGTGGGTGAGCTGGCCTTGGCCGCTCCGGAACTGCTGAAGACCGCCGGCGTCAGTGCGGCACAGCTGGAACAGTGGTTGGACGGGCAAACCCTGCTGGAGCGTTGGAACCAGACCGGCGGCCGGCGGGACCTTGGACGCGACGGGCTGCCCTCGCTGCGCCGCTGGATCGACTTCCTCGGGGCGCTGGAACCCCTCGCTGCCGCTGGCCTGTCTGCGGCACGCAAGGAGCTCAAATCCGGAACAATCGCGGCCGACGACGCCGTCACCGCGTTCGAGCGCGGCCTCGCCCTCGCGGCCCAGAAGGAGCGCTCCGCGGCCACCGGCCTGGAGACTTTCGAGCCGCGCAGCCACGAAAAAATGATCGACCGCTTCATCACCCGCTCCGCGGCTATCCGCGAACAGCTCAAGGTAGCGGTACCGGCCGAGGTACTCGCGCAGCGCAGCTTCAACCCGCGGTCCGAATCCGGGCAAATGGGCAAGCTCCAGCGCCAGTTGAGCTCCAAACGGGGGATGAAGGTCCGCCCGCTGATGGAAAACTTCGGCGAGCTGATTACCCGGATAACGCCGTGTGTGCTGGTCAGCCCGGACTCCGTTGCCAGGTTCTTCCCGGCCCGCAGTGACCTCTTTGACCTGGTGGTCTTTGACGAAGCGTCACAGATTCGGGTGGCCGACGCCGTGGGTGCCATGGGCCGCGGACGCTCCGTCGTCGTCGTCGGCGACAGCAAGCAGATGCCGCCCACCTCCTTTGCCGAAGCCAGCCTGGACAAAGACGACGACGAGGACGTCACCGGAGACGCGGTGGCTGACGAGGAGTCGATCCTCTCCGAATGCGTGGTGGCCCGGGTGCCGCGGCAGTGGCTGACCTGGCACTACCGCAGCCAGGACGAATCGCTAATCGCGTTCAGCAACCAGCAGTACTACGACAGCAAGCTCTCCTCTTTCCCCGCACCGGTGCACGGGGATGCCAGCGCGGAGGCCGACGGCTACGGAGTGAACTTCATCCGGGTGGACGGACATTTCAACCGCTCCGGCAAGGGCAAGCTGCTGCGCACCAATCCGGTGGAGGCCGAGGCCGTGGTGGCGGAAATCCGCAGCCGGTTCCGTGCCTCGCCCAAGGTGTATCCGTCCGTGGGTGTGGTGACCTTCAACCTGCAACAGCGCGCGTACATCGAAGCGCTGCTGCGTGATTCCGACGATCCGCGGATTGCCGAGGCACTGGACGCTCCGGACGGGCTCTTCGTGAAGAACCTCGAAAACGTCCAGGGTGACGAGCGGGACAGCATCCTGTTCTCCACCGGTTTCTCCAAGAATGAGAAGGGCTACCTGCCGCTGAACTTCGGGCCGCTGAACCGCAGCGGCGGTGAACGCCGGCTGAACGTGGCCGTGACCCGTGCCCGCCGGCAGGTGGTGGTGTTCTCCAGCTTCGATCCGTCCGACCTGCGCGCCGAGGAGACCTCGTCGCTTGGAATCAAGCATCTGCGCAGCTATCTGGATCTGGCCGCGCAGGGCACCGGGGCGCTGCCGTCCGACGGGCGGCGCAAGCCGGCCGTGGACCGGCACCGCGAACAGATTGCCGACGCGCTGCGGGAACGGGGGCTGGTGGTCGCCACCGATGTCGGGCTCTCGGACTTCAAGGTGGACCTGAGCATTGCACTGCCGGAGGATCCGCAGCGGCCGCTGATGGCGGTGCTGCTCGATACTCCGGTGTGGGCGTCACGCGGGACCGTGGGGGACCGGGACGGACTGCCCACCGACGTGCTGTCACGGATGCTGCGCTGGCCGTCGGTGCAGCGGGTGTGGCTGCCGGAATGGCTGACGGATTCAGCCGCGGTGGGGGACCGGTTGGAGAAGGAAATCCGGCGGGAGGATTTGCTGGCGGAGCTAGAGGTCGTGGAGCCTGAGCCGGTGGCGGTTTTCAAGACGGCTGCTTCGAAGCAGGGTCGGGGGAGTGGCTCGGACGGTGGCAGCTCGCAGCCGGCTGAGCCGGCTCAGGTGCGTCGAGCGCCGGCGGTATCGCCGGTCCCGGCGCCGGTTGCAGTGCCGTCGAACGCGTTGCCCTACATTCCATGGTCGGTCCGGTGGACGGGCGGGATCGAATACCTGGACAAGTTGGCGTCCTCTTCCCGGGTTCGTGACACGGTCCGGCAGGTCTTGGACAAGATCGTGGAGGCGGAAGGTCCAATCCACACGGCCCGGCTGGCGAAGCTGGTCTGCGCCGAGTTCGACCTGAACAAGGTCAGCGGCTCGCGGGCGGCCTCGGTGGTGAAACTGGTTGACCGCAAGAAGTTTCACGTCGATCGTGACGGGTTCGTCTGGCCGACCTCGCTCGATCCCGCAACCTGGCTGGGCTACCGGGAGAACGACGAGTCGGAGGTCCGCAAGATTGAACACGTCAGTCTTGTGGAGATTGGCAATGCCATGGTCGATCTGTGCCGCGATGCCGCCGGTCTGGAGCCGGAGGAACTGAAGAAGCAGACCATCCGGGTGTTCGGCGGCAAGCGGGTCACCGCCGGTATTGGCCAGCGGCTTGAGGCTGCCCTGAGCACGGCGCTGGATGCTGGGAAGCTAGGTTTGGGCGGGAACGGTCTGGTTCTTACAAATGGTACTGAACAGCCCGCAGACTAG